Proteins found in one Mucilaginibacter gracilis genomic segment:
- a CDS encoding S8 family serine peptidase: MKVILVFAVMLVSIAKQSFAQGINWQAKDLEKDGVFGVSANKAYSDLLKNKKAKTVIVGILDAGLDTLHEDLKAVLWSDPKTGHHGWNYIGNETGREDLVNLTIQKDSAFYDSLSLGTVPQEYRKGYQAYRQSKKLKLELNEKINNLKDQVSVLEKENNPENAKLISLVNYHLAHGLNAANNEADTASGNADVYPDKILPWPSTDPGHGTHVAGIIGAVRGNGIGLNGIADHVQIMMVKTNGNLREIRDKAIANGIRYAVDHGAKVINMSFGKPYTWDKTAVDDAIKYAMSKDVLFIHAAGNTSSNLDNSVVYPTATYDDGKDKADAFIVVGASGPKDDQTLAVDFSNYGQKTVDVFAPGVDIYSTYPGNEYKTFSGTSMAAPIVAGIAALIREYYPKLTAVQVKDIIMKSVVKRDVLKDKCVSGGVVNAYNALKLAATYK, encoded by the coding sequence ATGAAAGTTATTTTAGTATTTGCGGTGATGCTGGTTAGCATTGCTAAGCAAAGTTTTGCCCAGGGAATAAATTGGCAGGCAAAAGATCTGGAAAAAGATGGTGTGTTTGGTGTCAGCGCAAATAAAGCATATTCAGACCTCTTAAAAAACAAAAAAGCAAAAACCGTCATCGTCGGTATACTTGATGCGGGTCTGGACACCTTGCATGAGGACCTAAAAGCGGTTTTATGGTCTGATCCGAAAACCGGGCACCATGGCTGGAACTACATAGGGAACGAAACAGGTCGGGAAGATTTAGTAAACTTAACAATCCAAAAGGACAGTGCGTTTTATGACAGTTTATCTTTAGGTACGGTCCCGCAAGAATACCGTAAAGGCTATCAGGCTTACAGGCAAAGTAAAAAGCTAAAATTAGAACTGAACGAAAAAATTAACAATTTAAAAGATCAGGTATCAGTCCTTGAAAAGGAAAATAATCCCGAAAATGCGAAACTTATCAGCCTGGTAAACTATCATTTGGCCCACGGATTAAATGCCGCGAACAATGAAGCAGACACAGCGAGTGGCAATGCCGATGTTTATCCAGATAAAATACTGCCATGGCCCAGCACTGACCCCGGGCATGGTACGCATGTCGCTGGGATCATAGGTGCAGTACGTGGGAATGGTATTGGCCTGAACGGCATCGCCGATCATGTGCAGATCATGATGGTTAAAACCAACGGGAACTTAAGAGAGATCAGGGATAAAGCAATTGCCAACGGTATCCGTTATGCCGTAGACCACGGTGCAAAGGTAATCAACATGAGTTTTGGTAAACCTTACACCTGGGATAAAACGGCTGTTGATGACGCCATAAAATACGCTATGTCAAAAGATGTATTGTTTATTCACGCAGCAGGTAACACCTCAAGCAATTTAGACAATAGCGTCGTGTATCCCACCGCAACCTATGACGATGGTAAAGACAAAGCTGACGCTTTCATTGTAGTAGGCGCGTCGGGGCCAAAAGATGATCAAACGCTCGCGGTTGACTTTTCAAATTACGGGCAAAAAACTGTAGACGTCTTCGCACCCGGCGTGGATATTTATTCAACATATCCCGGTAATGAATATAAAACATTTAGCGGCACAAGTATGGCCGCACCTATCGTCGCAGGGATTGCCGCACTGATCCGCGAATATTATCCAAAATTAACAGCAGTACAGGTGAAAGATATCATTATGAAAAGTGTCGTAAAGAGGGACGTACTTAAAGACAAATGTGTGTCAGGCGGTGTAGTCAACGCTTATAATGCGCTTAAGTTGGCAGCTACCTATAAATAA
- a CDS encoding redoxin domain-containing protein yields the protein MKKYSIIYALIILLLPLFSAAQEKAGFTIEGHLQGLKEGEKVTLRPFYHGKYTPVLDSAFVKNGTFKLIGIIPDGPRYVEILFDKHTEGLDKKVVRLLLDNNENITLISGDINLIEHNYIDAYIQICGSQSNEAYRYLRPAFTTYVQNIKSIDNALNKLKDSVGFNPDVVGELLAEKQKIHYLYNAVVLNDQDFAQAKNLYSTYTFEYHLPYLAENYNNLSEKEKNSFYGQKIKERVPLSVSQPFPDFNLPTLDGKMVSSKAVSSKSKLTLIHFWASNSVDREQYQQELRLIYKKYNAKGLSVIGVSSDKNMVEYKARVMAEEYPWPTVSDLKGDEGIVGKQYFEYRNPKAPNTTNVLVDATGKIVAWDVYGLELEWYLWKYLDKK from the coding sequence ATGAAAAAATACAGCATAATTTATGCACTTATCATACTGCTGTTGCCTTTGTTTTCTGCTGCACAAGAAAAAGCAGGCTTTACAATCGAGGGGCATTTGCAAGGTCTAAAAGAAGGTGAAAAAGTTACACTTCGTCCTTTTTATCATGGGAAATATACACCCGTTTTAGATTCTGCTTTTGTCAAAAATGGCACATTTAAACTTATTGGAATCATTCCTGACGGCCCGCGATATGTTGAAATACTTTTTGACAAGCATACAGAAGGTCTTGATAAAAAAGTTGTCAGGTTATTACTTGATAACAATGAAAATATAACACTTATCAGCGGTGATATCAATTTAATTGAACATAATTACATTGATGCCTACATACAAATTTGCGGTAGTCAATCCAATGAGGCATATCGGTATTTGCGGCCAGCATTTACAACATACGTGCAGAATATCAAATCTATAGACAATGCGTTGAATAAACTGAAAGATTCTGTTGGTTTTAATCCGGACGTTGTTGGAGAGTTGTTAGCAGAAAAGCAAAAAATTCATTATCTGTATAATGCAGTTGTCCTCAACGATCAGGACTTTGCTCAAGCTAAAAATTTGTACAGCACCTATACTTTCGAGTATCATTTGCCTTATTTAGCGGAAAATTACAACAACCTTTCAGAAAAAGAAAAAAACAGCTTTTATGGACAGAAAATCAAAGAACGCGTCCCTTTAAGTGTAAGCCAACCTTTTCCCGATTTCAACCTACCAACGCTGGATGGAAAAATGGTGTCCTCAAAAGCAGTTTCTTCAAAAAGCAAACTGACGCTGATCCATTTCTGGGCATCGAATTCCGTCGATCGGGAACAATATCAGCAAGAGTTACGACTCATATACAAGAAATACAATGCCAAAGGACTTTCTGTGATAGGCGTTTCATCGGATAAGAATATGGTTGAATACAAAGCCCGGGTAATGGCCGAAGAATATCCTTGGCCCACTGTTTCGGATCTAAAAGGCGACGAAGGAATAGTTGGAAAACAATACTTTGAGTATAGAAATCCAAAAGCGCCAAACACCACCAATGTATTGGTTGATGCCACTGGGAAAATTGTTGCCTGGGACGTCTACGGTTTGGAACTGGAATGGTATTTATGGAAATACTTAGATAAAAAATAA
- a CDS encoding RagB/SusD family nutrient uptake outer membrane protein yields the protein MKIILKYSNVHFWLGLIVLTLGFSACKKLVSIPAPVNSITTAETFSTEANATSVLAGIYDHMINTSRNAGIATYASGEITLLAGLSADELIAPGQGYDDFVNNQLLPDNPLIDGNLWAPAYSDIYKANAIIEGVTASTALTPAVKNQLIGEAKFVRAFVNFYLVNLFGDIPLVTTTAWQQTANLKRTTSALVYQQIITDLKDAESLLPIDYSVSGGKRIRPNALCASALLARVYLYTGDYPNAEIEASKVIGNSAYSLPGDLNSVFLRGSKEAIWQLQVNDNYYPYCTPEGNSFIPTDPTNPPVYYLTPQLIVAFEPNDQRKSAWLQVLNISGTDFYYPYKYKIQQGPATGTPEDYMVLRLGEQYLIRGEARIRQNKIADGISDLNALRNRAGLAALSNTLTQSAAINAVLQERRVELVCEWGHRWLDLKRTKTVDAILSATKPTWKSYQALYPIPANELILNNNLTQSSGY from the coding sequence ATGAAAATAATCTTAAAATATTCGAACGTTCATTTTTGGCTGGGCCTGATCGTTTTAACACTTGGCTTCTCCGCTTGTAAAAAGCTGGTCAGCATTCCAGCGCCGGTCAATTCTATCACAACTGCTGAAACATTTAGCACCGAAGCAAACGCGACGTCTGTTTTAGCAGGTATTTATGATCATATGATAAATACTAGTCGTAACGCCGGCATCGCAACGTATGCTAGCGGGGAAATTACACTTTTAGCCGGTCTTTCCGCAGACGAGTTAATTGCGCCCGGTCAGGGATATGATGATTTTGTAAATAACCAATTATTACCAGATAATCCATTAATCGATGGTAACTTGTGGGCACCTGCGTATAGTGATATTTATAAAGCCAATGCCATCATTGAAGGTGTGACCGCATCAACAGCACTTACACCGGCTGTAAAAAATCAATTAATAGGGGAAGCAAAATTCGTCAGGGCCTTTGTGAATTTTTACCTGGTCAATTTATTCGGAGACATCCCTTTAGTGACCACGACCGCCTGGCAGCAAACCGCAAACCTCAAAAGGACCACATCTGCGCTTGTTTATCAGCAGATCATCACCGATTTGAAAGATGCGGAAAGTCTACTTCCAATCGATTATTCCGTTTCGGGAGGCAAACGCATAAGGCCCAACGCTTTATGCGCAAGCGCTCTACTTGCCCGCGTTTATTTATATACGGGGGATTATCCCAACGCTGAAATAGAAGCCTCCAAAGTGATCGGAAATAGTGCTTATAGCCTACCGGGCGACCTTAATAGCGTATTTTTAAGGGGCAGCAAAGAGGCCATCTGGCAATTGCAGGTCAACGACAATTACTATCCCTATTGTACGCCGGAAGGCAATTCCTTCATTCCTACTGATCCTACCAATCCACCCGTTTATTACCTGACACCGCAATTGATCGTTGCTTTTGAACCCAATGACCAGCGCAAAAGCGCCTGGCTTCAGGTACTGAATATATCGGGGACGGATTTCTACTACCCCTATAAATACAAGATTCAGCAAGGGCCGGCAACCGGCACCCCGGAAGATTATATGGTACTACGCCTGGGGGAACAATACCTGATTCGTGGGGAGGCCAGGATCAGGCAAAATAAAATTGCTGACGGGATCAGCGATCTGAACGCGCTGAGAAACCGAGCCGGCTTAGCTGCTTTAAGTAATACATTGACACAATCCGCTGCGATCAATGCAGTCTTACAGGAAAGAAGGGTAGAACTTGTTTGTGAATGGGGGCACCGCTGGCTCGATCTCAAACGGACCAAAACCGTAGATGCTATATTGTCAGCGACCAAGCCAACCTGGAAATCTTACCAGGCACTGTATCCCATACCGGCTAACGAACTCATATTAAATAATAACCTGACCCAAAGCAGCGGCTATTAA
- a CDS encoding SusC/RagA family TonB-linked outer membrane protein: MKLTTLLLIVCLMQVSAKTFSQISINVKNAPLETVLETIKQQSGYVFVYDGDLLADKTVTVKLNNVSLNTALEECFKNLPLTFKIVKKNVAIQPKEQPSLLQKVIDKIKERTISGDVRDTLNVALGGATIRVKGKEIFTTTNPRGSFKLDKINTGDIIVVSYIGYQTREINITDDDGYFVRLVPATNKLDQVVIQAYGVTTQRLTTGNIAKVTAEEIARQPVMNPLLALQGKVAGLDVTQTSGYASAPVKVELRGRNSLNDQITSDPLYIIDGVPLTVLEVGGASNYNSGSAGFLQNGNIRGPAGGQSPFFNVNPGDIESIEVLKDADALAIYGSRGANGVILVTTKKGKAGKTKVDAHVDQGISRQTRFYQLMNTQQYLAVRKEAFKNDGIDYTQSRYLRSAYDLVQWDPNRYTDWQKELYGGTGKTTDASLGISGGSANTTFRIGLAYNHSTSILTASGADQRGTLSANINHSSTDQKFTIALSTAFSFTQSDMVSLPGNFTMPPNAPAIYDANGNLNFAGWGAGRNQFPFGVLKQPYDAKTNLLNTNLVLGYKPFKGFSASTSIGYNIAQANQEQLFPIISQDPINNPTGTAQFGNNSNKNLIIEPQLSYTTQISKGKLSLLLGASYQTTTTDGLYVQGTGYTNDALLGTISNAPTQLASDNFAQYRYAAIFGRINYNWDDKYLLNISGRRDGSSKFGAGKQFGNFGAIGAAWIFTQESFFKENLPFLSFGKIRSSYGITGSDGVGDYQYLSRWSSENTYTYNNIQPLVPLQHANPNFQWQANKKLEAAIDLGFLNDRFLLSAAYYRDRVGNQLIDFPIPEYTGFSTVTANSPALVQNKGLEFVFSAKIIKTKDFDWSMNFNTSFNRNKLLAYPNLSLSPYANRFVIGQPLNIVKLLHYTGVDPQTGYYTFEDKNHDGKISNVPSEPATDDRYVYDLSPKFIGGGGMNFSYKALQLSFSFNIKKQIGRNVTNQNIPGKLANQPASVIGTEWQKPGDIATTAKFTTIPGSDRGYGYFSGSDAGFTDASFIRLSNLSLNYSVPSVYAKKLGLEGCSVFLNTNNLFTITRFKGIDPEVQNFGGLPPSRIIVLGLSLNL; the protein is encoded by the coding sequence ATGAAATTAACCACCCTCTTATTGATCGTCTGTTTGATGCAGGTAAGCGCCAAAACGTTTAGCCAAATATCGATCAACGTCAAAAACGCCCCTTTGGAAACTGTACTTGAAACCATCAAGCAACAGAGCGGCTACGTCTTCGTCTACGACGGCGACCTTTTAGCAGACAAAACCGTCACCGTAAAACTCAACAACGTTTCCCTTAATACTGCCCTTGAAGAATGTTTCAAAAACCTGCCACTGACTTTTAAAATCGTCAAAAAAAATGTGGCCATACAACCCAAAGAGCAACCCTCTCTCCTCCAAAAAGTAATCGATAAAATAAAAGAAAGAACCATTTCCGGTGATGTCCGCGATACCCTGAATGTTGCATTGGGGGGTGCTACCATCCGGGTAAAAGGTAAAGAAATATTTACGACGACCAATCCAAGAGGGAGTTTCAAATTAGATAAGATCAATACCGGAGATATTATTGTGGTAAGTTACATAGGTTATCAGACTAGGGAAATAAACATAACCGATGACGATGGGTATTTTGTACGCCTCGTTCCCGCTACAAATAAATTGGACCAGGTAGTTATTCAAGCTTATGGTGTAACCACGCAGCGTCTAACAACCGGCAATATCGCCAAAGTTACTGCCGAAGAGATCGCCCGGCAGCCCGTAATGAATCCCCTGCTGGCCTTACAGGGAAAAGTGGCAGGACTTGACGTCACGCAAACCAGCGGTTACGCCAGTGCGCCTGTTAAAGTGGAATTACGGGGCAGGAATTCGCTCAATGATCAGATAACCTCAGACCCTTTATATATCATTGACGGTGTTCCCCTGACCGTATTAGAAGTTGGAGGAGCTTCAAATTATAATTCAGGTTCAGCTGGATTTTTGCAAAACGGAAATATTAGAGGCCCGGCAGGCGGACAAAGTCCTTTTTTTAACGTCAATCCCGGTGACATTGAAAGCATCGAGGTACTTAAAGACGCGGATGCACTGGCCATTTATGGCTCCCGGGGTGCCAATGGCGTTATCTTGGTGACGACAAAAAAAGGCAAGGCCGGAAAAACGAAAGTTGACGCGCATGTTGACCAGGGCATAAGCAGGCAGACCCGCTTTTACCAACTGATGAACACGCAGCAATATTTAGCGGTCAGGAAAGAAGCCTTTAAAAATGACGGGATAGATTACACGCAGTCACGTTATTTGCGCAGCGCTTATGATTTGGTTCAATGGGACCCAAACCGATATACGGACTGGCAGAAAGAATTATATGGGGGTACTGGCAAAACAACCGATGCCAGTCTGGGTATTTCAGGCGGCAGCGCCAATACGACCTTCAGGATCGGCTTGGCTTACAACCATAGCACCAGTATCTTGACCGCCAGCGGCGCCGATCAAAGGGGAACCCTTTCTGCCAATATCAATCATAGCTCGACTGACCAAAAATTTACGATCGCATTAAGTACAGCTTTTTCCTTCACGCAGTCCGATATGGTCAGTTTACCCGGAAATTTTACAATGCCGCCTAATGCCCCGGCAATATATGACGCAAATGGCAATTTAAATTTTGCAGGCTGGGGTGCCGGACGTAATCAATTTCCGTTTGGCGTTTTAAAGCAGCCTTATGACGCTAAAACCAATTTACTGAACACGAATCTTGTATTAGGTTACAAGCCTTTTAAAGGGTTCAGCGCAAGTACAAGCATTGGTTACAATATAGCCCAGGCCAACCAGGAACAACTATTTCCTATCATTTCCCAAGACCCCATCAATAATCCTACCGGCACGGCTCAATTTGGGAATAACAGCAATAAGAATTTAATTATCGAGCCGCAATTGTCTTATACTACACAGATTTCAAAGGGGAAATTAAGTTTATTGCTCGGCGCGTCCTATCAAACCACAACTACAGACGGCCTATACGTCCAGGGCACGGGCTACACGAATGATGCCTTACTAGGCACGATATCCAATGCTCCGACCCAATTAGCGTCTGACAATTTCGCCCAATACCGCTACGCGGCAATTTTTGGGAGGATAAACTATAACTGGGACGATAAATACTTGCTTAATATTTCAGGGCGCAGAGACGGATCTTCAAAATTTGGCGCTGGCAAGCAATTTGGCAACTTTGGGGCCATCGGCGCGGCCTGGATATTCACCCAGGAAAGCTTTTTTAAAGAAAACTTACCTTTTTTAAGCTTTGGAAAAATAAGAAGCAGTTATGGCATAACCGGCAGCGACGGAGTGGGCGATTACCAGTACCTGTCGCGTTGGTCATCAGAAAATACTTATACCTATAATAATATTCAGCCGCTGGTACCGCTACAGCATGCCAATCCTAACTTCCAATGGCAGGCCAATAAAAAACTGGAAGCGGCAATTGATTTAGGATTCTTGAATGATCGGTTTTTGCTTTCAGCTGCTTATTACAGGGATCGCGTGGGCAATCAATTAATAGACTTTCCGATTCCGGAATATACTGGATTTTCAACGGTAACAGCCAATTCCCCGGCCCTGGTGCAAAATAAGGGTTTAGAATTTGTTTTCAGTGCAAAAATAATCAAGACCAAAGACTTTGACTGGTCGATGAACTTTAACACGTCATTTAACCGGAATAAGTTATTGGCTTATCCTAACCTCTCTTTATCACCTTACGCGAATAGGTTTGTCATCGGGCAGCCTTTAAACATCGTTAAACTGTTGCACTATACCGGGGTTGATCCGCAAACAGGCTATTACACATTTGAGGATAAGAACCACGATGGAAAAATCAGTAATGTCCCCTCTGAACCTGCAACAGATGACCGTTATGTCTATGACCTGAGCCCCAAGTTTATTGGCGGCGGGGGGATGAATTTCAGCTACAAAGCATTGCAGCTGAGCTTTAGTTTTAACATCAAAAAGCAGATAGGCAGAAACGTGACCAATCAGAACATTCCAGGAAAACTCGCCAATCAGCCAGCCAGCGTCATCGGTACCGAATGGCAAAAGCCCGGTGATATTGCTACCACAGCTAAATTTACGACAATTCCAGGATCGGATCGAGGTTATGGTTATTTCTCGGGTTCCGATGCCGGGTTTACCGATGCTTCTTTTATCCGGCTGTCAAACTTGTCGCTGAATTATAGTGTTCCCTCGGTTTATGCAAAAAAATTGGGCTTGGAGGGATGTTCGGTATTTCTTAATACGAACAATCTTTTTACGATTACAAGGTTCAAGGGCATAGATCCTGAGGTACAAAATTTCGGCGGCTTGCCGCCTTCACGTATAATAGTGCTGGGGCTTTCGTTAAATCTTTAA
- a CDS encoding FecR family protein: MANGNPEEIQRIIFLIAGQLNGSLTTQEQMELENWLSEDSDNQGLYDELTDADFRSGVLQEWRPETAERSLDKIKEKITQQKKPVLWRRIVAAASVIIALSAGTYFILHKTEPQNTVVHQPKDFAPGSNKATLTLANGQKIILTKGLTGQLAQQGNTAIRVNDSNNITYTADQQTSTGQTVSYNTLATAKGEQSPYPLVLADGTKVWLNAESSITFPTAFPGRERIVNITGEAYFEVAHNEKQLFKVNYQGQTIEDIGTEFNINAYDDEPVQKTTLIEGSIRIGNSEHSAILKPGQAAIRKAGTDDIKVNPANTAEATAWKNGLFKFNRTDIKTVMRQIARWYDVDIRYEGALPKKTLSGEIYRSVNASEVLQLLQYANVKFRIEKKTIIILPE, translated from the coding sequence ATGGCAAACGGTAACCCTGAAGAAATTCAACGCATTATTTTCCTGATAGCGGGTCAGTTGAATGGCAGCCTCACGACACAAGAGCAAATGGAGCTTGAGAACTGGCTCTCGGAGGATAGCGACAACCAGGGGCTTTATGACGAACTAACAGATGCCGATTTCCGCTCGGGTGTGCTTCAGGAATGGAGACCCGAAACAGCGGAGCGATCGCTGGATAAAATCAAAGAGAAAATAACGCAGCAAAAAAAGCCGGTGCTATGGCGGCGGATTGTTGCGGCGGCTTCCGTTATTATCGCTTTGTCCGCTGGTACCTATTTTATTTTACACAAAACCGAACCGCAAAATACCGTCGTCCATCAGCCTAAAGACTTTGCTCCCGGCAGCAATAAAGCGACACTGACACTCGCGAACGGGCAAAAGATCATCCTGACCAAGGGCTTGACCGGCCAACTTGCCCAGCAAGGTAATACTGCTATACGGGTGAACGACAGCAATAACATCACCTATACAGCAGATCAACAAACGAGCACAGGGCAGACCGTATCCTATAACACGCTGGCTACAGCAAAAGGCGAACAATCGCCCTATCCGCTGGTTTTGGCTGACGGAACCAAGGTCTGGCTGAATGCCGAATCTTCCATCACTTTTCCAACAGCTTTTCCGGGCAGAGAAAGGATAGTCAATATAACAGGTGAAGCTTATTTTGAAGTCGCCCATAATGAAAAGCAACTCTTCAAGGTCAACTACCAGGGCCAGACCATCGAAGATATTGGTACCGAGTTCAATATCAATGCCTACGATGACGAGCCTGTTCAAAAAACCACGCTGATCGAAGGCAGCATAAGGATCGGTAATTCAGAACATAGCGCTATCTTGAAACCGGGTCAGGCAGCCATTCGAAAAGCCGGAACTGATGATATAAAAGTCAACCCGGCTAATACCGCCGAAGCGACCGCCTGGAAAAACGGTCTGTTCAAATTTAACAGGACCGACATCAAAACCGTCATGCGGCAGATCGCCCGCTGGTACGACGTAGATATCCGTTACGAAGGCGCACTGCCAAAGAAAACATTGTCCGGCGAAATCTACCGTTCCGTCAACGCGTCCGAAGTGCTGCAGCTTTTGCAATACGCGAACGTTAAATTCCGGATCGAAAAAAAGACCATTATTATATTACCTGAATAA
- a CDS encoding RNA polymerase sigma-70 factor produces MTSNYNHSTIDSPIYLSDMVVFDQTYKSYYHPLCFYASKFVGRNEAEDIIENLFLKFWNRKQVFKDTAHMQASLYQSVRNACLDFLRSPKNKNHIDTTILEAQSSATENHLSLLIKAEVMAEIYRAVNDLPSQCSKVIRMGYLEGLNNSEIAKELGLSEQTVKNYKGRGLSLLKDKLSGSAFTMLLLLITWK; encoded by the coding sequence ATGACGTCAAATTATAACCATAGCACTATTGATTCGCCCATTTATTTGAGCGATATGGTTGTATTTGATCAGACTTATAAGAGTTATTATCACCCGCTTTGTTTTTACGCGTCAAAATTTGTCGGTCGGAACGAAGCGGAAGATATTATTGAGAACCTTTTCCTCAAATTCTGGAACAGAAAGCAGGTGTTCAAAGATACGGCGCATATGCAGGCTTCCTTATACCAGTCCGTGCGCAATGCCTGCCTGGATTTTTTGAGATCGCCTAAAAACAAAAACCATATCGACACCACCATACTTGAAGCGCAAAGTTCAGCTACCGAAAATCACCTGAGCCTGCTGATCAAAGCCGAAGTAATGGCAGAAATTTACCGCGCCGTAAACGATTTACCGAGCCAATGCAGTAAAGTGATCCGGATGGGCTACCTGGAAGGTCTGAACAATTCTGAGATTGCCAAGGAACTGGGTTTGTCTGAACAGACGGTCAAAAACTATAAAGGGCGGGGACTAAGCCTCCTGAAGGATAAGCTTTCCGGCAGCGCATTTACGATGCTACTGCTTTTAATTACCTGGAAGTAA